The proteins below come from a single Alnus glutinosa chromosome 9, dhAlnGlut1.1, whole genome shotgun sequence genomic window:
- the LOC133877639 gene encoding zinc finger BED domain-containing protein RICESLEEPER 2-like, whose protein sequence is MKIGIKVFLWVPSVDGWVKVENVCYVLEVFNDVTKIVSGSNYPTANLFLPEVWKIRDVLGKKSKDDNVYVRTMAEKVYLKFEKYWGECNLLMSVGAVLDPRVCNVLNELYGEYVDANNLTTAPNRGHQSFYDSSSSASSDSPSSGIRRSTKSEMAMFNNFVRSVDTFQPVKSDLEIYLEKYVYICDEGANLKYNQLKYRILSKMAQDILAIPITTVSSESTFSAGGRVIDPYRASLGSKTVEILLCEATWVRALHELSKSSNSEEPSLVEIELP, encoded by the exons ATGAAGATAGGGATCAAAGTTTTTCTTTGGGTGCCAAGTGTTGATGGTTGGGTGAAAGTTGAGAATGTTTGCTATGTTTTAGAGGTTTTTAATGATGTGACAAAGATAGTATCAGGGAGTAATTATCCAACTGCAAATTTATTTCTTCCTGAGGTTTGGAAAATAAGAGATGTGTTGGGTAAAAAATCTAAGGATGACAATGTTTATGTAAGAACAATGGCAGAAAAAGtgtatttgaaatttgagaagtaTTGGGGGGAATGCAATCTGCTCATGTCTGTTGGTGCTGTTTTGGATCCAAG GGTATGTAATGTTTTAAATGAGTTGTATGGTGAGTATGTTGATGCCAATAACTTAACTACTGCCCCAAACCGTGGGCATCAAAGTTTTTATGATTCTTCATCTTCAGCTTCAAGTGATAGTCCATCTAGTGGTATACGAAGGAGCACCAAAAGTGAAATGGCTATGTTTAACAATTTTGTAAGAAGTGTTGATACCTTTCAACCTGTGAAGTCGGATCTGgaaatatatttggaaaaatatgtttatatttgTGACGAGGGTGCTAATTTGAAGTACAATCAACTTAAGTACCGCATTTTATCTAAGATGGCACAGGACATCCTTGCAATTCCTATCACTACAGTGAGTTCGGAATCAACATTTAGTGCTGGTGGTAGGGTAATTGATCCCTATCGTGCATCTTTAGGTTctaaaactgttgagatttTGCTGTGTGAAGCTACTTGGGTTCGAGCACTACATGAACTCAGTAAATCTTCTAAT tcgGAGGAACCATCTTTGGTGGAGATTGAGTTGCCTTAG